One stretch of Paenibacillus sp. AN1007 DNA includes these proteins:
- a CDS encoding ferritin-like domain-containing protein codes for MYTAYPYLYRSAFTPVWATSTAEALGLIQSAVQGERNDEMFYDALIRMAPDSTQAAIITSIRNDERGHNQMFRQMYKDLTGQEITGVSSESPETVSSYLGGLQKAFQGELAAVEKYRKIWFGLPYGIYKDTVWGIILDEQKHADKYNNLIMYNMPK; via the coding sequence ATGTACACGGCGTATCCTTATCTTTACAGAAGTGCTTTTACTCCAGTATGGGCGACATCCACGGCTGAAGCACTTGGATTAATACAATCGGCTGTTCAAGGTGAACGAAATGATGAAATGTTCTATGATGCTCTCATCCGCATGGCTCCTGACTCTACCCAAGCAGCTATAATTACAAGCATTCGTAATGATGAGCGCGGACATAATCAGATGTTCAGACAGATGTACAAAGATCTTACGGGTCAAGAAATTACGGGGGTAAGCAGTGAATCTCCGGAAACAGTTTCCTCCTATCTTGGCGGCTTGCAAAAGGCATTTCAGGGTGAACTTGCCGCTGTAGAGAAGTACAGAAAAATATGGTTTGGTCTCCCCTACGGCATATACAAAGACACAGTGTGGGGTATTATTCTGGATGAACAGAAACACGCGGATAAGTACAATAATCTAATCATGTACAATATGCCCAAATAA
- a CDS encoding HAMP domain-containing sensor histidine kinase produces the protein MFFSVLSFGIIIFAINKAIDYYSFITIEKQMMEKADLSELSFREVLAQHRSSSGEPQTKEIVRLALEKLKASGKEVRIYDSSKQLLGLAVDGIIINDGKPHIFEKNIEKALSGSYAYTVTDDHLLYFATPIQNQFYENAYVYEFVEDISYFYAIMDQIRYVLFAGAGGFIVLITLASLWIARNTTKPIKVLLGAAQSFSKQEFRRVHLNRKDELGMLAEGLDQMGQQLHNYIQYQKQFVSNVSHELKTPLAAIRGFSQYLYEGENENEELQKIYAHLLQESDRLTRLINELLLLSRFDKTGSSELEVEKTEMNSLIQQVATNMEAKAKEKKIRITVKQAEGDPADENLTKVYANVNPMLISHAIANLMDNAIKYSGSHSTIEVQMEHTSSEVVVKIGDQGIGIAGDELERVQERFYRAKNASTANGSGLGLSICKEIVERFNGYIDVESELGQGTTVTIVLPRA, from the coding sequence TTGTTTTTCTCCGTGCTGTCCTTTGGCATTATCATATTTGCTATTAATAAAGCCATTGATTACTACAGCTTCATTACCATTGAAAAACAGATGATGGAGAAGGCGGATCTGTCTGAGTTGTCCTTCCGTGAGGTGCTGGCACAGCATCGATCATCATCAGGGGAGCCGCAGACGAAAGAAATCGTCAGACTTGCACTGGAGAAGCTGAAAGCTTCAGGCAAGGAAGTGCGGATCTATGACAGCTCCAAGCAGCTGCTCGGTTTGGCTGTAGATGGCATCATCATTAATGATGGCAAACCACACATTTTCGAGAAAAATATTGAAAAAGCTCTGAGCGGAAGTTATGCCTACACTGTAACGGATGACCATTTGCTTTATTTTGCAACACCCATTCAGAATCAATTTTACGAAAATGCATATGTGTATGAGTTCGTAGAGGACATTTCGTACTTTTATGCGATCATGGATCAAATCCGTTATGTCTTATTTGCGGGTGCAGGCGGATTCATTGTGCTGATTACGTTAGCCAGTCTGTGGATTGCACGCAATACAACCAAACCGATTAAGGTGCTCCTGGGTGCCGCACAAAGTTTCTCCAAACAAGAATTTCGCCGAGTTCATCTGAACCGCAAGGATGAGCTGGGCATGCTGGCGGAAGGGTTAGATCAAATGGGTCAGCAGCTTCATAATTACATTCAATACCAGAAACAATTTGTCTCCAACGTATCTCATGAATTAAAAACACCTCTGGCAGCGATTCGTGGTTTCTCTCAATACTTGTACGAAGGGGAGAATGAGAACGAAGAGCTGCAAAAAATCTATGCGCATCTGCTGCAGGAATCGGATCGGCTCACCCGTTTGATCAATGAACTGTTGTTGTTATCCCGATTTGATAAGACAGGTTCAAGCGAACTGGAAGTCGAAAAGACAGAAATGAACTCGCTGATCCAGCAAGTCGCCACGAATATGGAAGCCAAGGCGAAGGAGAAAAAGATCAGGATCACGGTTAAACAAGCGGAGGGAGACCCGGCAGATGAAAATCTGACAAAAGTCTACGCGAATGTCAATCCAATGCTCATATCCCATGCAATCGCCAACCTTATGGATAACGCTATCAAATATTCAGGCAGCCATTCTACGATTGAAGTGCAGATGGAACATACGTCAAGCGAGGTTGTTGTAAAGATAGGTGACCAAGGCATCGGAATCGCGGGTGACGAACTGGAGCGAGTACAGGAACGCTTCTACCGGGCGAAAAATGCAAGCACAGCGAATGGTTCAGGACTCGGGCTGTCCATTTGTAAAGAGATCGTCGAGCGGTTCAATGGATATATCGACGTGGAAAGTGAGTTAGGACAAGGCACGACAGTGACCATTGTGCTGCCCCGTGCTTAA
- a CDS encoding cation diffusion facilitator family transporter, producing the protein MDQVRYENLKLGERGAIISIIAYICLTAIKLVIGTIAGSEALKADGLNNATDIVASIAVLIGLRFAQRPADKDHTYGHWRAETVASLVASFIMMAVGLQVLFEAFTSVFEGKHESPDLLAAYTGIFCAVVMVLVYRYNKRLATRIKSQAVMAAARDNISDAWVSIGAVVGIVGSQFGLPWLDPVTAIIVGLLICKTAWDIFREATHHLTDGFDVELIQEYRETIAGINGVETVKDVRARNYGSNAVVDVVITVRGDLDLQQAHDICTDVENELLEEHDVYTVHVHVEPEPEQEAVKEYM; encoded by the coding sequence GTGGATCAAGTAAGATACGAAAACTTAAAACTCGGGGAACGTGGGGCGATCATCAGTATCATCGCTTATATATGTTTGACCGCAATAAAGCTGGTGATTGGCACTATTGCTGGCTCTGAAGCACTCAAAGCAGACGGCTTGAATAATGCAACGGATATTGTCGCATCCATCGCCGTACTGATTGGTTTAAGATTCGCCCAGCGTCCGGCCGATAAAGATCATACATATGGGCACTGGCGGGCAGAAACGGTGGCTTCTCTTGTCGCTTCGTTCATCATGATGGCTGTGGGGCTGCAGGTATTATTTGAAGCCTTCACTTCCGTATTCGAGGGTAAGCACGAATCTCCTGATCTCCTTGCCGCGTATACAGGCATTTTTTGCGCAGTTGTTATGGTTTTAGTCTATCGATACAATAAAAGACTGGCCACACGTATCAAAAGCCAGGCAGTTATGGCTGCCGCACGGGATAATATTTCCGATGCTTGGGTGAGTATCGGTGCCGTCGTCGGGATCGTGGGTTCCCAGTTCGGCCTTCCGTGGCTTGACCCTGTAACGGCGATTATCGTCGGTTTGCTGATCTGCAAAACGGCCTGGGATATTTTCAGAGAAGCTACGCACCATCTTACAGATGGATTTGACGTAGAGTTGATTCAAGAATACCGGGAGACCATCGCCGGAATCAACGGTGTAGAGACGGTTAAAGATGTACGAGCACGTAATTACGGCAGCAACGCCGTGGTTGACGTGGTGATCACGGTTCGTGGAGATTTGGATCTGCAGCAAGCTCATGATATTTGTACCGATGTGGAAAACGAGCTTCTGGAAGAGCATGATGTGTATACGGTACACGTTCATGTCGAGCCGGAGCCAGAGCAGGAAGCAGTCAAAGAATACATGTGA